A window of the Dickeya dianthicola NCPPB 453 genome harbors these coding sequences:
- the deoA gene encoding thymidine phosphorylase: MFLIQEIIRKKRDGHPLSAEEIRFFINGVRDNTVSEGQIAALAMTVFFHDMNMDERVALTLAMRDSGTVLDWSGLNLNGPLVDKHSTGGVGDVTSLMLGPMVAACGGYVPMISGRGLGHTGGTLDKLESIPGLDIFPEDDVFRQIIRQVGVAIIGQTSSLAPADKRFYATRDITATVDSIALITASILSKKLAEGLDALVMDVKVGSGAFMPTYEQSEQLARAIVGVANNAGCRTSALLTDMNQVLASSAGNALEVREAVRFLTGEQRNPRLFEVTMALCESMLLAGNLARDAAEARAKLQAVLDNGRAAEVFGRMVAAQHGPADFVERYDSYLSPATLSKPVFAEREGFVGAMDARALGMVVVALGGGRRQASDIIDSSVGLSDMVSLGDWVDAQRPLAVVHARTESDWQQTAQALREVICLDDQPPVPCPLIYRRLDIADI; encoded by the coding sequence GTGTTTCTGATTCAGGAAATTATCCGCAAAAAACGCGATGGACATCCGCTCAGCGCGGAAGAAATTCGCTTTTTCATCAACGGTGTGCGCGATAACACCGTGTCGGAAGGGCAGATAGCCGCGCTGGCGATGACCGTGTTCTTTCACGATATGAACATGGATGAGCGGGTGGCGCTGACGCTGGCGATGCGCGATTCCGGCACCGTGCTGGACTGGTCCGGGCTGAACCTCAACGGCCCGCTGGTGGACAAACACTCGACCGGCGGCGTCGGCGATGTCACGTCGCTGATGCTGGGGCCGATGGTGGCGGCCTGCGGCGGCTATGTGCCGATGATTTCCGGCCGCGGTCTGGGCCACACCGGCGGCACGCTGGACAAGCTGGAGTCGATACCGGGGCTGGACATCTTCCCGGAGGATGACGTCTTCCGGCAGATTATCCGTCAGGTTGGGGTAGCGATTATCGGGCAGACCAGTTCGCTGGCGCCGGCAGACAAGCGTTTTTATGCCACCCGCGATATCACCGCCACCGTCGATTCCATCGCGCTGATCACCGCCTCGATTTTGTCGAAAAAACTGGCGGAAGGGCTGGACGCGCTGGTGATGGACGTTAAAGTCGGCTCCGGCGCGTTTATGCCGACCTATGAGCAGTCGGAGCAACTGGCGCGGGCGATTGTCGGCGTCGCCAATAATGCCGGCTGCCGCACCAGCGCGCTGCTGACCGACATGAATCAGGTGCTGGCTTCCAGCGCCGGCAACGCGCTGGAAGTGCGCGAAGCGGTGCGCTTTCTGACCGGCGAGCAGCGTAACCCGCGCTTGTTCGAGGTGACGATGGCGTTGTGCGAATCCATGCTGCTGGCGGGTAATCTGGCGCGCGATGCCGCCGAGGCGCGAGCCAAATTGCAGGCGGTGCTGGACAACGGCCGGGCGGCGGAGGTATTTGGCCGTATGGTGGCGGCCCAGCACGGCCCGGCGGATTTTGTCGAACGCTACGATAGCTATCTGTCGCCTGCGACGCTCAGCAAACCGGTGTTTGCCGAACGGGAAGGATTTGTCGGCGCGATGGATGCGCGCGCCTTGGGCATGGTGGTGGTGGCGCTGGGTGGTGGTCGACGTCAGGCCAGTGATATCATTGACAGCAGTGTCGGGCTGAGCGACATGGTCAGTCTGGGCGATTGGGTGGATGCGCAGCGTCCGCTGGCGGTTGTTCACGCCAGAACCGAGTCTGACTGGCAGCAGACCGCACAGGCGCTGCGCGAGGTGATTTGCCTTGACGATCAACCACCTGTGCCCTGTCCGTTGATTTATCGTCGCCTGGACATCGCGGACATCTAA
- the deoB gene encoding phosphopentomutase: protein MKRAFIMVLDSFGIGSAADAERFGDAGSDTLGHIAQACAQGKADVGRQGPLRLPNLSRLGLGKAAEGSTGRFPAGLDEQAEIIGAYAYASEISSGKDTPSGHWEIGGVPVLFDWGYFHDAHNSFPQALLDRLVERAGLPGYLGNCHSSGTVILDLLGEEHMKTGKPIFYTSADSVFQIACHEETFGLEKLYELCEIAREELTAGGYNIGRVIARPFVGDNVGRFQRTGNRHDLAVEPPAPTMLKKLVDEKGGAVVSVGKIADIYANVGITKKVKATGIDALFDATLNEMEQAGDDTIVFTNFVDFDSSYGHRRDVAGYAAALELFDRRLPEMLARVTGDDILILTADHGCDPSWPGTDHTREHVPVLIYGPNVKPGDYGHRTTFADIGQTVADYFGLSPMDYGKSML, encoded by the coding sequence ATGAAACGTGCATTTATTATGGTTCTCGACTCGTTCGGGATTGGCAGCGCCGCTGATGCCGAACGGTTTGGCGACGCCGGTTCAGATACGCTGGGCCATATCGCACAAGCCTGCGCACAAGGCAAGGCCGATGTCGGCCGACAAGGGCCGCTGCGGCTGCCGAACCTGAGCCGTCTGGGGCTGGGCAAGGCGGCGGAAGGTTCCACCGGGCGGTTCCCCGCGGGGCTGGACGAGCAGGCGGAGATCATCGGCGCGTATGCGTACGCCAGCGAGATTTCCTCCGGCAAGGACACGCCGTCCGGCCATTGGGAAATCGGTGGGGTGCCGGTGTTGTTCGACTGGGGCTATTTCCACGACGCACACAACAGTTTCCCGCAGGCGCTGCTGGACCGGCTGGTCGAACGCGCCGGGCTGCCGGGCTATCTTGGCAACTGCCACTCTTCCGGCACCGTGATCCTCGACCTGCTCGGCGAGGAACACATGAAAACCGGCAAACCGATTTTCTACACCTCGGCGGATTCGGTATTCCAGATTGCCTGCCACGAAGAAACCTTCGGGTTGGAGAAACTGTATGAACTGTGTGAAATCGCCCGCGAGGAACTGACCGCAGGCGGTTACAACATTGGGCGGGTGATCGCCCGGCCGTTCGTCGGCGACAACGTGGGCCGGTTCCAGCGTACCGGCAACCGCCACGATCTGGCGGTAGAACCGCCGGCGCCGACCATGCTGAAAAAGCTGGTGGACGAGAAGGGCGGCGCCGTGGTGTCGGTGGGGAAAATCGCCGATATCTATGCCAACGTCGGCATCACCAAAAAAGTGAAAGCCACCGGTATCGATGCGCTGTTTGACGCCACGCTCAACGAGATGGAGCAGGCGGGCGACGATACTATCGTGTTCACCAACTTTGTCGATTTCGACTCTTCTTACGGCCACCGCCGCGATGTGGCGGGTTATGCCGCCGCGCTGGAGCTGTTTGACCGCCGCCTGCCGGAGATGCTGGCGCGGGTGACGGGCGACGATATTCTGATCCTGACCGCCGACCACGGCTGCGACCCGAGCTGGCCTGGCACCGATCACACCCGCGAGCACGTGCCGGTGCTGATTTACGGGCCGAACGTTAAGCCGGGCGATTACGGCCATCGCACCACCTTTGCCGATATCGGCCAGACGGTTGCCGACTATTTTGGGCTGTCGCCGATGGATTACGGCAAGTCAATGCTGTGA
- the deoD gene encoding purine-nucleoside phosphorylase: MATPHINAEMGDFADVVLMPGDPLRAKYIAETFLENAVEVNNVRGMLGFTGTYKGRRISVMGHGMGIPSCSIYTKELITEYGVKKIIRVGSCGAVRADVKLRDVVIGMGACTDSKVNRMRFKDHDFAAIADFDLLRHAVAAAKARGIDARVGNLFSADLFYTPDPQMFDVMEKYGILGVEMEAAGIYGVAAEFGAKALAICTVSDHIRTQEQTTAAERQTTFNEMIEIALESVLLGDAAEA; encoded by the coding sequence ATGGCTACGCCTCATATCAATGCAGAAATGGGTGACTTCGCGGACGTGGTGCTGATGCCGGGCGACCCGCTGCGCGCCAAATACATCGCGGAAACCTTTCTGGAAAACGCGGTGGAAGTGAACAACGTGCGTGGCATGCTGGGCTTCACCGGCACCTACAAAGGCCGCCGCATCTCCGTGATGGGTCACGGCATGGGCATTCCGTCCTGCTCCATTTACACCAAAGAACTGATCACCGAATACGGCGTGAAGAAAATTATCCGCGTCGGTTCCTGCGGTGCGGTGCGCGCCGATGTGAAATTGCGCGACGTGGTAATCGGCATGGGTGCCTGCACCGATTCCAAAGTGAACCGCATGCGTTTTAAAGATCACGATTTTGCGGCCATTGCTGATTTCGACCTGCTGCGCCACGCGGTAGCGGCGGCCAAAGCGCGCGGCATCGATGCCCGCGTCGGCAACCTGTTCTCCGCCGACCTGTTCTACACCCCGGACCCGCAGATGTTCGACGTGATGGAAAAATACGGCATTCTGGGCGTGGAAATGGAAGCGGCCGGCATCTACGGCGTGGCGGCGGAATTCGGCGCCAAAGCGCTGGCGATTTGCACCGTGTCCGACCATATCCGCACCCAAGAGCAAACCACCGCCGCCGAGCGCCAGACCACCTTTAACGAGATGATCGAAATCGCGCTGGAATCGGTACTGCTGGGCGACGCCGCTGAGGCGTGA